The following nucleotide sequence is from Methanomassiliicoccales archaeon.
GCAGGACCGAAGGACGGCTCCCCGCTGTGCCGAGCTCCAGAACGATGCGCTCGTAACCAAGGAGCTCCGAGCCAAGACCGGGCTTCTTCCCGATCCTTATTTTTCGGCGACCAAAGTGGAGTGGTTGTTCCGTACGGACTCAACGCTTCGCCGAAAGGCCGAGCGCGGAGAAGCCCTCGTGGGCACAGTAGACAGCTGGCTTCTATTCTCCATCACAGGAGAACACGCCACAGACCACTCCAATGCTTCCCGCACCCTCCTTTTTGACATACATCGCCTGGCCTGGGATAAGGACCTCTGTGAGCTTTTTTCCGTTCCTATTACCGCCCTGCCCCAAGTCCGCTCGAGCCTTACCATTTTTGGACGGACGAAGAAAGAGTTGCTGGGTGCAGAGGTTCCGGTAGCCGGAGTCCTCGGCGACCAGCAAGCAGCGCTGTTCGGCCAAGCTTGTCTCGCGGAAGGGGAAGCGAAGATCACTTGGGGTACCGGGGCGTTCCTCCTAATGAACACCGGGGAGACCCCCATTCCCCCACCAGAAGGAATTCTCTCCACCGTAGCCTATACTGTTGACGGCCGAGCCTTTTATGCCTTGGAGGGCTCCGTATTCGTGGCCGGAGCGGCGGTGCAATGGCTCCGTGACGGGCTTGGCATTATTAAAGACGCTGGAGAAACCGAGGAGCTTGCGCGAAGTCTCTCAGATAACGAAGGCGTTTACTTTGTTCCTGCCCTGGTCGGCCTTGGGGCGCCCCACTGGGATCCCTATGCGCGGGGAACGATTGTGGGGCTCACCCGAGGCACGACCAAGGCCCACTTGGCTCGGGCTGCTCTTGAAGCAATTGCCTACCAAACCCATGACCTCCTTAGAGTGATGGAGACCGCCACACCTTGGAGGATTCGGGAGCTTCGGGTGGATGGTGGTGCAGCTAAAAACGACTTTCTCTGTGAGTTTCAAGCAGAAATTCTGGGGATACCTGTGGTCAGGCCAAGATTTCTAGA
It contains:
- the glpK gene encoding glycerol kinase GlpK, with translation MRKVHLGALDAGTTGVRFFIFDETGRPLASAYRELSLSFPNPGWVEQDPMEILSCAYQVIQEALEKAGIKASDLAGLGITNQRETVVVWDRNSGKPLAPAIVWQDRRTAPRCAELQNDALVTKELRAKTGLLPDPYFSATKVEWLFRTDSTLRRKAERGEALVGTVDSWLLFSITGEHATDHSNASRTLLFDIHRLAWDKDLCELFSVPITALPQVRSSLTIFGRTKKELLGAEVPVAGVLGDQQAALFGQACLAEGEAKITWGTGAFLLMNTGETPIPPPEGILSTVAYTVDGRAFYALEGSVFVAGAAVQWLRDGLGIIKDAGETEELARSLSDNEGVYFVPALVGLGAPHWDPYARGTIVGLTRGTTKAHLARAALEAIAYQTHDLLRVMETATPWRIRELRVDGGAAKNDFLCEFQAEILGIPVVRPRFLETTALGAAFACGVALGIWSLEKTRRLWQEDRRFLPHINEEERTRLLSGWRQAVERAKGWAKGF